The genome window GATGACAAGATTGTTACAAAAGAATTAAGCGCCGTTGAGGTGACCCAGGAACTGTTGCGCCACGAACTCGAATTGGCACGACAATATCACACGGACACGGAACATGCGCCCATTGCCGTACTGTCCATACCCAGCTACTATCCTTCTCAAGCTGTCAAGTTGCTTGCTGAAGCAGCCAAGGGTGCTGGCTTCAATGTGGCTCAAGTCATAGCTGAGCCCACAGCAGCTGTGCTGGGCTATAAGATTGGTGAGAACCAGCTGGAGAAGGCGACGCAACGACAACATGTGCTTACCATTAAATGCGGTGGATTGTACAGTAACTTTGCTCTGTATGCTGTGCAGAATGGTTACTTCATTGAGCTGGCCACGTTTGGACCCTTCTCGATTGGTGGCCGACAGTTCACGGAGGCGTTGGTGCAGTTCATTTGCGAGGAGTTCAAGCGCAAGTACAAATTGGATCCGCATGAATCGCGTCGCTCGTTGGCCAAAATACGCACAGCTGCCGCCAACTGCAAGCACATATTGACAACGCTGCCCTCCACGCAGCTCTACATTGATTCGCTGATGGATGGCGTCGATTACAATGCACAAATGTCGCGTGCCCGCTTCGAGAGTCTCATTCAGCCAGTGATCAACTCGCTGATGCAGCAGCTCGGCGAATGCGTGGAGCGTGCGCAACAGGAGCATCCCGATCTGAAGCGCATCGATGACATTGTGCTGCTTGGCGCCACAATGCAAATACCCAAATTGCAAGCAACGCTGGCAGCACGTTTCCCCGATGCCAAGCTGCACAACAGCCACTCAGCGGACGAGGTGGTGGCCATCGGTTGTGCTCGTCAGGCGGTGTACTTGTTGgatccacagcagcagcagctgcagaaGGCCGATGATTGTGTGCTCGTAGAGGATGATTTGTACATTTGGCATGGCAACGATGAGTCGAATGCCAAGCTGGTACTGAGCAAGGGCAGCATATTGCCCGCCAAGATTAAGGTGTCGCTACCGCAGTCGGGCGAAGGTGATGCCGCAGAAGCTTTGGCTTCGTTTAAACTACGCACTGGAGAGAGCGAGATATTGGCACAGCTGCCAGAGACGACGACGCCCAACACAGACGA of Drosophila nasuta strain 15112-1781.00 chromosome 3, ASM2355853v1, whole genome shotgun sequence contains these proteins:
- the LOC132792975 gene encoding heat shock 70 kDa protein 14, which produces MWPRFGIKVGNSTLCIAYVRADGKAEVIANKQGDRVSQACLLWNGDTEIECGLTAKQKMATRPKQAVAHSFQLLQPAEALANDDKLTNALKEVPCEYDKEAFVFRMEHTIPAEKEDQDDKIVTKELSAVEVTQELLRHELELARQYHTDTEHAPIAVLSIPSYYPSQAVKLLAEAAKGAGFNVAQVIAEPTAAVLGYKIGENQLEKATQRQHVLTIKCGGLYSNFALYAVQNGYFIELATFGPFSIGGRQFTEALVQFICEEFKRKYKLDPHESRRSLAKIRTAAANCKHILTTLPSTQLYIDSLMDGVDYNAQMSRARFESLIQPVINSLMQQLGECVERAQQEHPDLKRIDDIVLLGATMQIPKLQATLAARFPDAKLHNSHSADEVVAIGCARQAVYLLDPQQQQLQKADDCVLVEDDLYIWHGNDESNAKLVLSKGSILPAKIKVSLPQSGEGDAAEALASFKLRTGESEILAQLPETTTPNTDDGLFQLEVEVDWEDKDGNIVPLVRLRCM